In one window of Drosophila ananassae strain 14024-0371.13 unplaced genomic scaffold, ASM1763931v2 tig00000134, whole genome shotgun sequence DNA:
- the LOC26515556 gene encoding WD repeat-containing protein on Y chromosome-like: FLRGSHDYSCRLWTQGGRYLGTLGTVLPWSKLTPFERAGDDSQTYRMPPDIKKVASSTTLKVISGLQAERMVKRQEGKVTEDRDEDTAQTEDVTELKRLLDSPIKEPILGKHFELPGRTVLDQHIELDTSQSYIAVYTHLKVHSTEMLERLPTPAVIGKVQAENYLHHYVPVEGKVDISGSSLNIKQPTRRRSGKTHDPRNIRTAKARLDIGMGLSSSHASQQ, encoded by the coding sequence tttttaagaggaAGCCATGATTATTCTTGTCGCTTATGGACACAAGGTGGCCGCTATTTAGGTACTTTGGGCACAGTTTTGCCCTGGTCTAAGCTGACTCCTTTTGAGCGAGCAGGAGATGATAGTCAAACATATCGAATGCCGCCTGATATCAAAAAGGTAGCTAGTTCAACAACACTAAAAGTCATTTCTGGCCTACAAGCAGAAAGAATGGTAAAACGTCAAGAAGGAAAAGTTACTGAGGACCGAGATGAGGACACCGCACAAACAGAGGATGTTACGgaattgaaaagacttttggATAGCCCTATTAAGGAGCCTATTCTTGGAAAACATTTTGAGCTACCTGGCCGCACTGTTCTGGACCAGCACATTGAACTTGATACCTCTCAGAGCTACATAGCTGTATACACGCATCTTAAGGTGCATTCCACTGAAATGTTAGAGCGACTACCCACTCCAGCTGTAATTGGAAAAGTTCAAGCGGAGAATTATTTGCATCATTATGTGCCTGTCGAAGGTAAGGTGGACATCAGCGGCTCTTCTTTAAATATAAAGCAACCAACGCGACGTCGATCTGGTAAAACACATGACCCGCGCAACATTCGAACAGCCAAAGCACGACTCGATATTGGAATGGGTCTTAGTTCTAGCCATGCTTcacaacaataa
- the LOC116656451 gene encoding WD repeat-containing protein on Y chromosome-like: FLRGSHDYSCRLWTQGGRYLGTLGTVLPWSKLTPFERAGDDSQTYRMPPDIKKVASSTTLKVISGLQAERMVKRQEGKVTEDRDEDTAQTEDVTELKRLLDSPIKEPILGKHFELPGRTVLDQHIELDTSQSYIAVYTHLKVHSTEMLERLPTPAVIGKVQAENYLHHYVPVEGKVDISGSSLNIKQPTRRRSGKTHDPRNIRTAKARLDIGMGLSSSHASQQ, encoded by the coding sequence tttttaagaggaAGCCATGATTATTCTTGTCGCTTATGGACACAAGGTGGCCGCTATTTAGGTACTTTGGGCACAGTTTTGCCCTGGTCTAAGCTGACTCCTTTTGAGCGAGCAGGAGATGATAGTCAAACATATCGAATGCCGCCTGATATCAAGAAGGTAGCTAGTTCAACAACACTAAAAGTCATTTCTGGCCTACAAGCAGAAAGAATGGTAAAACGTCAAGAAGGAAAAGTTACTGAGGACCGAGATGAGGACACCGCACAAACAGAGGATGTTACGgaattgaaaagacttttggATAGCCCTATTAAGGAGCCTATTCTTGGAAAACATTTTGAGCTACCTGGCCGCACTGTTCTGGACCAGCACATTGAACTTGATACCTCTCAGAGCTACATAGCTGTATACACGCATCTTAAGGTGCATTCCACTGAAATGTTAGAGCGACTACCCACTCCAGCTGTAATTGGAAAAGTTCAAGCGGAGAATTATTTGCATCATTATGTGCCTGTCGAAGGTAAGGTGGACATCAGCGGCTCTTCTTTAAATATAAAGCAACCAACGCGACGTCGATCTGGTAAAACACATGACCCGCGCAACATTCGAACAGCCAAAGCACGACTCGATATTGGAATGGGTCTTAGTTCTAGCCATGCTTcacaacaataa